The nucleotide sequence CAATTAGAGGAGACACATCCTGCGGTTTCGGCACTAGGAACACTCGCGCGACACAACCACCTGCTGTCAGGAATCTATGGTTTCTCTCTCTCGAACTCTCAATCTCGATCGATCGATAATCTTTTAACAGCGGTTTCAGCAATGGAATGTTGGCATTTTCGTAACACTTCGTAACTTAGGCTAAACACTTTAAGATCAGTTAGATCGGTTAGATCGGGCGTAAGATCCTCTCTCGGTTCGCTATAGTCCGCTACTGACGGTGCTAATCGTTCTGCTGTCTGTCGTCTGTGTGGGACGTCACGCCAGGCTATTTCTAGTCTTTTTTGGCTTTCACATTGCGCTTTTCCGTGAAAATCGTCTGTTTTCGTTCGAGAGACGTTCAAACGTGAAACCTCCGCAGAGACCACTGAGTGTAGATATTCCGGGCGCACGCCGATCTGCTCCCATTTCGAATACCGAATTCGAAATCTTCAAAATTTTCGAACGACTCTCCGCCGCAGAAGCAGCGGCTCGCCAATGTTAGATAATTTGGctttttcaccatttttcCTCAATGAAACAATGAACTTTCACATTTCCTACACGAACAACAACCGATTCGTCGAGCTGCTCGCTCTTTTACTCTCCGCATTTCGAAAACGCTTTTTCGAAAATAGAACTCAAGATCCTCTCGCCGGAGAGTCCGGCGATCGGCGATCGGCGCACGGCTCTTAATTTCGAAAAGTTTTCTTCTAAGTTTTCGGTCTACTTTCCCGAGCACCCTACACTAAGGAGAGTTGCTCACTGGGTCGGGCATTTGAGGTCCTACGATCGTTTGGGATCGGTTCCTAAGTGGGTTTGTGGGTCAAGGCGCCTGCCTGCACTTAGTCCAATCATCTTCGGGTGGGTTCGGTTTCGGGGAAATGCGCCAAGGTCCCCCAAAGGTTGAAATTGATTGGTGGCGAATCCTTGGCTGTCACCATATAGCAATTAATGGTCTTTTAAGTGATACCTAGTATATAATTTTTACCAAATAGGATTATATGAACATGACTCAGATTTTTTGTACTCATAGTCCCATTATCCCCAAAACTAGTTAGGCAGTCAGCAAATATAGCCCCTTAAAGTTCAAAGCATCTTAACCCAATCAGTCCTCCTATCTGAATATAGCCTGTACACTTtaagtatattttatttacgaCTGActtcataaaatatatttccccATTTCATTTTCCAGTCCCCAACCCCCAGCACCTTCTATTTATGCCCCAAGCCCCATCCCCTTTCGCAAGGAGCAACAAAAAGATATGCCAAGtgaaaaatgcgaaaaaaatcatatttattatttggccAGCATCCAAAGCAGAGATCTTAACTGCAAAAATCCTTTGCAAACATTTCGACGACCTTGAAAAGCAACGTCTCTGAAATAACTTTCGCCAGATCGCAGCATAATTTTTTgccaataaacaaattcacaAATTGGGCAATTGGACGTGGGGGAATCGATTCCAgccataaaatataatttatgatTCGTTCAGAATCTAAACACATACCGAGCTGCGAATTGATTTCAAAATcaattggccaaaagtttCAGTGAAAAAACCACCTGCATGACTAATCCCCGATCAGTATCCCCATCGAATTTGCTCTTTCGATTGATTTGCGGCCGAGGAATGCAGGCGAGTGAAAATCAAAGTAAATCGcagatttaaatttagaacGCCTCAACTAATTGGGTTAAATATAGCgcccatatatatatttcttattattcGCAAATAGAAATATACGCTTAAAAGTATAACATTAAAGCACATACCGAAAGCAGcaactaaaaataataaaattgactCAGCTCTGATTTTCGCTGTCGTTCGTTTTGATTTAGCGACACAAAATTCTTGCTTCGCCCGACTGACAAGTGCAGAATTTAGTTGGGAATCATTTCtcaaatttatggccaaattgGGCGCAAACGTCAAAaggcttttcattttcagagCCCCGGGGAAAATCGCGCGAATGGGCGGCGGATCACCAGGCATCATCTTCGATTGTGTCATGGTTGTGGGCGTGTTGTTTTATGACGCCTTTAGTCACACAACTATTACCAGCCCCCCCTTTAATACAGTGGATACCAGCATATCATGGACATTGTTGTTGAGCTATTATACGTAACATTATTTAGTCACTTAATTAGTACTTGAATAGCAAAAACATCTTAGtaagaatttttaaataaattttttttaattttcgaatACTTTGTATTTGAGTTTTTGGCCACTGTATCTATGGCAAAATCTTTTTCGGTTTAAAGCGTTCGATTCCTCGCTCTTGCATTGGAAACTTGTCGTAAACAAAGTGAAGCGTATTTCATGCGAAAATATCGCCCATGTGAGTTTTCCATTTGCGGCGATTGCACAATTTCCACACTTTCCATGCTGCAAGTGCAATGCCAGGGCCAAACGAAgtgcaccgaaaaaaaagggaatttatTGGCGAATTTCGGCGTTTGCACACTTTTATGGTGCACATGCTAGAAGCATAAAAAGATACATGCACATCCATTCGAATCTAATTGTTGCCGCAGTCAAGCACCTCGTCCAGGGTCACAGACAAATAGTTGGCACCTGAGTTATGAGTGGGACGACTTTTATGGCCCACTGTGCACCAAGAACTCCCCTCTACCaccccacacacactcactttTGGATCGCCTTAATGCAgctttgcttatttatttctcgatttttgtgcataaattattaGCGGGTAGCATAAAAAGTATGGGAACACGGCAGCAAGACAAACACAAATCGAGCGCGTCAGAATTTTCGGCGTGGGCGAAAAAAGTCTTTCTCCCTTTTTTTCCGGGGCAGGAGCAGCGGCGGGAAtttggaaaacatttttcacCATGCGAAAGTTTTGCTGCTTTTACTTTGACGTCGTTTCATAATGACGAAACGGCACAGCGAGCATTTAGTTTTAAAGCAGctataaacaaaaatgattCGAAACAGCGGGAAACTTCAAGAGATTTCCATTATTtcctttactttttttttcgtttttaccaaatatttagattataattattaatgaAAACCATTCTTaactgcaatttattttatttagtaatgttatatacaaataataacatCATATTTCTCAAgtgataattaaatatatttttcctaAGGGAtctattaaaatgaaaaaatactttttaaactgCCTATTTCGTCGCCTGATTTCAAAATCTGCGATAATTTATGTGATTACTTAAATGAGAAATGTTAGATCggtaaaaagaaaaacaaaaactatgCCAAGAACATATAATTGGTCTGAAAAAACACTGAAATCTCAAATCTGTTTTCCACACTGCCTGCGAAAAATGAGCGATCACTTTCGTAGCCGGCACATAGCAACAGGTAGCGGGTACAAACTTTTGACAGACACTGTGCGGTGACAACgagataaaataaataaaaaagaaacaaacaaaaaataataaatggaTGCCTGACACCACGAAGCACACCCgctgcaataaataaatatttaaatcggCCAATAATAATGTTACAAAACACTCATAAATATGTGTAAAGATACCGTATTAAATATGtaagttatttaaaattgtttgagtATTTTCTCTCTACTGATAATGTTCAGAGATATCCCTCGGGTCATTGCATTTTGGATGCTGAATTATACAAAGAATGAATTAAGTTACATGCACTCTAATCTCTTATCTTGAGTTGTGTATTTTTATCAGTTTTATAGTTACATactaatatgtatgtattgatgtacgtatgtatgtgcatatctCACCAAACACTTTTATCGTTGCCGGGTAATTCATTTACAGAATTACTGGATCTAATGCCTTTTGCCCACGAAACTGACTCagtagaaatagaaataataaaaaacaataataaatttgtgAGGCACAGTACAGTCAGCCCACCTATAAAATTCACTGCATTCATGCGAGAGACCActgtataaaaaatttttaaatttcgcgtTATATGTTATACTGTACGCTACAGATTTCTTTATTTAgttcaatatttatttccaATCATAAAACGTAAGTTAAGGAGAGCGAATATTCCAATTGGAAAAAGGGCGTCGCAGTCTCGAGCAAAAGAAGACAACAAAAGCCGTCGAAACGCCGGCAAAACAAAGACGCGAAGCAGCGGCACAAAGCGGAGTAGCGAAAACCGACGAAGAGGAGCCATTGAGAGATGGGAAAACTTGCGAATCTCTGGCTAAAAGCGAATTAAAAGCACCAGATAGATATacataaatgcaattaaataaagGGGGCCTACATGAGAATTGcagcaaaaatcaaatttggACGGGAATCTCACGCACATCACACGCACTAAACTCGCACACACGCtcatttatataaataaacaaaaaagaagcagaaaaaatagcaaaattaCCTCAGCGcacgttgctgttgttgttgccgtggttgtgtgtgtgtgtgtgtgtgttgtagttgttgctggtatcttttatatatattgttattgttgctgcagctgctgaaaTCGCAGCGAATATCGCGACACGTAGACGGCCAACGTTAAAGCCAAGAACTTATTGTACATCGGAGAGGCGTTGTCGGCGCGGGGCGAACTTAAGTCGGttgttaaatattattttaacaaAGTTTTTAACAAATACGCGACGTTTTTAGAGCTGGTACAAGAATCGATGTTTAACTGAAACTATCGATAAGCCAACAGCTTAGTACTGATTTGGGGTGACCAGATTCAATGCAATTTTGAATCAATGACGATTGACAATCGATAGCACTTTAAGCAAATACAAGAGTAGGTACAAAGTTAGGCAAATTAAAACCATAAACATATATTAAACTGCATATGAAAAAGTAAAACCATATCCATTAATCAATTTTAGATGAATAATTTAAAGACTTTGGCGGTGAGACAGATTTTTGGACATTGCCAAACCGAACCACACCGTTTATTGCCTTTATAAATCAGTATTCTTTTAAAAAACCTCATTATTAAGAAGTGCAATGGATCTAACACACGCATcgcaatttttaaaaacaaaaaataaatacatattccTTAATGTTGTCGAAATCAGTTGTAAAGTAAACTTCCACATACCTGTCATCTAGCTAGATTCGACAGCACTGCCGCATTAATCGAAACCGATAGGAGCTCTCATCAAGTAGCAACCCTATAGAGACGCCGGGACTTGGTGTaaagaaaaaacgaaaaagattTGTCTTTTTAAGCGCCGCAAAGAATCCGGAAAAACGTGAATATACCACCGAAAACGGATCTCCGGTAAGTTGAAAATGACTGGGATTAGGTTGTGCGTACAATGGAATAACTGAAAATGCCCACAATGTGACCCGCAGGCTGAAACCCCTACGTGTAGCGCAGGAAAACGAGGAACACCACGAACCAAGATGTCGGACATCTCCAGCGAGGACCTGCGTCGTGAAATTCAGGCGGTTCTGAAGGACGCCGATTTGGCGACCATTTCGGCAAAGAGGGTGCGCGAGCAGGTGGAGGGAAAGCTGAACTGCTCGTTGCTGAGCCGCAAGAAGGAGTTCGACAAGATCGTGATGGAGGTGATCAACGAGCAGCAGGACGAGGAGGACGAAGACGATGACGAGGGCAAGGATCCCGATGCCGATCCCGACGATGAGAGCGAGCccagcgaggaggaggaccccagcagcagcgaggaggaggccgccaagaagaagaagcagagcCCCAAGAAGAGGCCACAGCCCACGAAGCACAAGGCGCCCAAGAAGAAGCGCAAGACCCTAAATGCCGACGATTCCGGCACCGAGAGCGATGCCGGCTCGGACTCGGACTACGAGGTGGTCAAGAAGCCGGCGGCCAAGAAGAAGGCCAAGGCGGCCGGGGGAACAGGATCGGGACGTAAGAGCACCGGCTTCACACGCGCATACAATCTATCACCGGAACTGAGCGCCCTCATGGGAGAGTCCTCCCTGCCGCGCCACGAAGTCGTGAAGAAGGTGTGGGCCATCATCAAGGAGCGCGATTTGTACGACCCCAAGAACAAGCAGTTCGCCATTTGCGACGACGAGCTGATGAAGGTGATGAAGATCCGCCGCTTCCGCACCTTTGGCATGCTGAAGCATCTCAAGCCGCACTTTCTCGATTAGATCAGATCCGCCCTCCGATCCTCTCCAGATgcaaatatatgtgtatgccTCTCCGCCAGCCTGGTTTACCAATCCCCTGTAACTTTCGGCTCCGCCTGGATTTGTTTGTTCCACAACCTTTGATTAAGATTTAGTTGACGCATGTGTTTAGCATTACCCTAATTAGGACGGGTTTGCACATTATGCACTTTACGGCATTTTAGGAATAGTTCAGATGAAcggaaaattacaaaaaaaaaatcgattaTAATACATAATGtgtatgattttttttatgacAAACTCGTGTagtttacattttataaaatatcaaAGAAAAACATAACAAGTTTAAGGCAAGTACCGAGTAATAAAAAGAGAAATAGACGAGTGATGCATCTGAAAAATACGAAAGCAACTTTTCCTGGTTTTCATTTCGACGGGGCTGCTGGGGGAGAAATCAATCAGTGGAACAGATCTAATTGCTCAATAAAGAATCccttttttattgttttgcgTTTCTCACAAATTTcttacaaacatttttcactttttctaATATACATATTAGGTGTATATgcagtgtatatatatatataattctCGATCTGATATATATGCCAGCGTGTATATAATTGAATAAATGGAATACCTTGCACTGCTGTTCCATTAACGCTCTCGGGACGAAACGAAAGTACAAAAgtataatcataatcataagCGGGGGCCATAAACATTAACAAATTAAGTACGTAAACAATACGAGAGGTTAAATCGATCACTTATTGCCCAGCTGTCGTAGCTCAAAAAAGGGATTAGTCAGGAAAGTCGTTAACATTAAAATGTACATGGATTTCACGCGAAAAAGTTATAGAAATGTAATGCAAATATGCTAGAAACCATTATACAAGTCAATTCccattaaatatattatcaaTTCCGAATTAGAAGTATACATTTAGAGAACTAATCGCGTCTTTTGAGCTACTGCAGTCTGATTGACAGGCGTTCgaagtatttaaaataaattcaagtaACTGGCTACAAAAAATGTTGATGGGGATAAATTCTTGGGGCAAGATTAGTTTTGGGGATTAGAGAGTCATGTTGGATAGGTGAACGGAGAGAATACTCCTGCGGCTAAAGCGAGTGCTAAATACTATGTCGAAGACTTTAAATGCTAACGAAAAGCAACCAAGAATTCCGCTCGAGCTAAACTAAGCAATACAATGGTAATAGTAACTTTGTGTTCTCCTTTCCGTATCCTTTTGTGTtttccgtgtgtgtgtgtgtcaacaattgttttaaatagttttacTTCTTCGCAAAGACAATACTTTCGTTGGCGTTGTtgtttcttctaattgctggTGTTATTGTCCGCATCCGCCCGCCTTGCGTCCTAGTAGCGGTAGTAGTTGGGCTTGAAAGGACCGGCCTTGTTCAGTCCCATGTACTTGGCCTGCTCGTCGCTCAGCTCCGTCAAATGGGCATCGAAGGTGGGCAGGTGCAGGCTGGCAACATACTCGTCCATCTTCTTGGGCAGCAAGTAGACATCCGACTTGTAGCGTCCGGGCGGGGCATTGAAAAGCTCGATCAGGGCCAGGGCCTGGGTGGCCGAGGTGATAGACACGGCGAACGAGGGGATGCTGGAGCAGCTCAGATTGACCAGCCTGCCCTCGGCCAGAAGAATGATGTACTTGCCCTCCGGCCAGATAATGTGATCCACCTGGGAGCGCACCTTCTCCCAGGTCAAGTCCGGTGTGCGCAGGCCATTCACATCGATTTCCGTGTTCGAGTGGCCCATGTTGCATACGATGCAGCCACTCTTCATCTTGTCCATGTGCTCGCGCACCACCACGTTCTTGTTGCCGGTCGCCGTCACCACAATGTCTACGTTGCGGATCACCTCGTTCAGCTTGACCACACGGAAGCCATCCATACTGGCCTGCAGGGCGCAAATGGGATCGATCTCTGTGATGTACACAATGCAGCCCTACGATTGGAGATTGAAAAGGTGACAAAGGTATATCATACTAATGGTTGTGGGTGCCATTTACCTGCCCCTTTAGAGCCTGAGCACATCCCTTGCCCACATCGCCGTAGCCACAGACCACGACCTGCTTGCCACCGAACATCACGTCCGTGGAGCGCTTGAGGCTGTCCAGGATGGATTCCTTGCAGCTGTAGAGGTTGTCAAATTTGGTCTTTGTCACCGAATCGTTGACATTCATCGCCGGCACTGTCAGCTTGCCGGCCTTAGAGAGCTGATAGAGACGGTGCACTCCGGTGACGCTCTCCTCGACGATTCCCTTGACCAACTTGAACATGGTCGGGTACTTTTTTAGCATCAAGTGCGTGGCATCGCCGCCATCGTCCAGGATCATGTTTGGCTGCCAGTTCTCGGCGTTAACGCAGCGATCTATGCACCACCAGAAGTCCTCTTCCGTCTCGCCGCGCCAGGCAAAGATCGGGATTCCGGATTCGGCCAAAGCAGCAGCCACTTCGTTCTAAAAATAATAAGCAACGATATTGAGTTGTTTTAATAATGACAGTCCTTGAAGGCTAATAAAATGATTGTCAAACAGGTAAAACCCTCGAGAGTTGGCCTGATAAATCGAGTCACCCTAATGCGGCGTAAACATTTGCTAATATCTGACTTATATCGAGCTGATAACGCATCGGGCTCCATTCTCGCTAAGCACGGCACTCGTAGCTTGGCTGATAAGTCCCAGCCGATACAGGTGAATCAGCGTGACAGGCTGTCGGGGGCCGTGGGCGATAAAAGCTGGCACGGATGGGTGCATAAATGATCGGGGAAGGGCGCTCGCCCTCGCACTCGCATCGCTTCATTAGAGAAGCCATAAATTGTTTAGCGTCAGCAGACTCGTGATAATTGCATCAGCCACGCCGCAGGAATAGGCAAACAGATCGAGTAACCGCAGCCGATCCAATGCTGGAACTAAAACTGCGTCCGTAACTTCCACTCCCAATGGTATGGCGACCCAATTCAGGGCACATCAATTACTCAGCGATTGCCAAACACTTGAGCCGCGGGCGCTTAATTGATTAACATGGCTTGATTGATCATTTGTTTGCGTCGCCTGGCGTGACAACAATTGTCTCCAAGCGACCGAGCAGATCAAGTGACCGAGCACGCATATGCatatgaatttaaataaatataggaAAATGAGTTAAGATATCTCTTAAGAGATTCCATTAAATGCATTAAGCAGCCTATGAATACGTAAGAACCCTATGACATTTTCATACGACATCTCACCTGCGTGGAGTAGATGTTGCAGGCGGCCCAGCGCACGCTGGCGCCCAGTTCCACCAGCGTCTCGATGAGCACGGCAGTCTGGGCGTTGATGTGTGTGCAACCCACGATCTTGGCATCCTTCAGAGGCTTGTCCTCGGCCGCCCGCTTCTTCAGCGCTATGATGCCCGGCATCTCCTGCTCCGCAATCTCGATCTCCCTGCGCCCAAATGCATGCTGGGCGCCTATGTTCCTTACACAGAAATCGGAGCTGCCTTTGGAGTTCTTTTGGACCTTCTCCCTGGGCGGCACGTCGTCGCCATCCTCGCTGCTGCCCGTGTAGCTGGCGGAGCTGAAGGAATCCGTTGAGGAGGCACTAAGCGAGCGGCTCCTGTACCGACTTGTCTTCTTCAGAGCCGAGGACTGCTTGGTGGCCGGCGGAGGAACCACCACGCTGGCATCCTGCGGCGCCGGTCcagcctgctgctgcttgtcgCCGCCTCCGAATCCAGGATCAACTACCACAGTGTCTGCCAGGTTGTTCATGGTGGAAGTAGAGGGTAATCTGGGGATTTCCTTACTATCCCTTAAATTGGCTCCTTGCTCTAGCTCCTAGTGTTCCACCTTCTGCGACTCCAGAGCTTGCAATCCTTTTCCGCTGCTCCTTTGAATGGGCGCCTTGGATGTTATGTAAAGTCTGAAATCCAAGCAGGATGCGCTGCAAATGGCTAGTGGTGTGGCCTGGGTCTATACGAACTGCACAATCACGTGATTTATCGACGTTGTGGAGACCACAAATTGctaaattaattgtttttagtGCGAGTCTCCTTTGTTTCACCTCTCCActattgtttttgttcttcttcttcttttgcGAATGGGGGGCTACACTTTGGATCCGGGGCTTGATGGGAGTTTCCGGAGAGGGGATGATGATGCAGCCGTCGGCTTTCGGGCGACGTTGTTTGTGTGGCGACCAAGTGGGGGATCGTTTGGCGATCGCttattgaatttgattttatcCGGAGAAAAGAGAACTAAACCGAACCGAGGACAGTAAGCGAGACACGCGAAAATACCAAAAGCAGAAGGCGTTAGTGCTATTCTGCAAGTGTGGTAAGTTCCCACTGAAGAAAGGCCAAAGTAACGACTTTTTAACTGAAATCgtctaaaaattaatttttataatttcttacCATTAAttatgtgtttattttttaatgagcAAAGTAAATAAAGTGTGATTTACAACTCCTCAGCTGCAAGTCTTTTAAATCTGGTAGCTGGATAATTTAATGAGTCAAAAAGAAATTGGCAAAGTATTCGAggtttattaaaaacaaatagttaACACATTTGGCCTACATATCCTCCTGTAGGTAGCCGCACAGCTCGTAGTCGTCCGCCGTGTTGACCAAGTGCGCTTCCCTAAGAAGGCCCTCCTTGTAGGTCTGTCTCTTGACAATCAAACGCGACAATTCCTCCGGTGCAAGTGGTCCTTGCTTGGCGTGTTTCTGGATGAAGTCCGCCGCCAGTTGTCGATCCACGACGGACATCTCGAGGCTGCGACTCCAGGCGAGCAGGGCCAGCGGTCGCTGCGGACTCAGAGCCAGC is from Drosophila melanogaster chromosome 3L and encodes:
- the AhcyL1 gene encoding adenosylhomocysteinase like 1; this encodes MNNLADTVVVDPGFGGGDKQQQAGPAPQDASVVVPPPATKQSSALKKTSRYRSRSLSASSTDSFSSASYTGSSEDGDDVPPREKVQKNSKGSSDFCVRNIGAQHAFGRREIEIAEQEMPGIIALKKRAAEDKPLKDAKIVGCTHINAQTAVLIETLVELGASVRWAACNIYSTQNEVAAALAESGIPIFAWRGETEEDFWWCIDRCVNAENWQPNMILDDGGDATHLMLKKYPTMFKLVKGIVEESVTGVHRLYQLSKAGKLTVPAMNVNDSVTKTKFDNLYSCKESILDSLKRSTDVMFGGKQVVVCGYGDVGKGCAQALKGQGCIVYITEIDPICALQASMDGFRVVKLNEVIRNVDIVVTATGNKNVVVREHMDKMKSGCIVCNMGHSNTEIDVNGLRTPDLTWEKVRSQVDHIIWPEGKYIILLAEGRLVNLSCSSIPSFAVSITSATQALALIELFNAPPGRYKSDVYLLPKKMDEYVASLHLPTFDAHLTELSDEQAKYMGLNKAGPFKPNYYRY
- the Non2 gene encoding putative nucleolar protein 2, encoding MSDISSEDLRREIQAVLKDADLATISAKRVREQVEGKLNCSLLSRKKEFDKIVMEVINEQQDEEDEDDDEGKDPDADPDDESEPSEEEDPSSSEEEAAKKKKQSPKKRPQPTKHKAPKKKRKTLNADDSGTESDAGSDSDYEVVKKPAAKKKAKAAGGTGSGRKSTGFTRAYNLSPELSALMGESSLPRHEVVKKVWAIIKERDLYDPKNKQFAICDDELMKVMKIRRFRTFGMLKHLKPHFLD